The region GTCGCTGAGTATCGGTGGCAGATAAAAAAAGCCGGTCTAACTATGCAGTGCAACGCCACGCGACATATTCTGTACGAAGTACGAGATGAAGGAGCCAAGTTACTACTGAGCCATACCGCGGATCCTTGTCCTTGTACAGCATCGACGCATTGTCTGAAACTCCCATGCCCATGGAAGTAAGAGCTGATTTTGCCTTGGCTTCTAGAGGCGACAGTTACAGATAGTGAGAACTAAAGAGTCTTCGAGTGGGCCACCCTTGGCCTGTCGCTTTTATGTATCGAGTCCGACCCAGGCTCCTGGGACCACGGCGAAAAGTTTATGTTTGGTGCTTTTCCTAATGAATTGGAGTAGGCCGAAGTTTATTTGGCCGCatggagaggagaaagagatgcCGGAAAGTATGAATGCGATCCGCGAGCTATGGATATGCGAATCAGTGGGGTTTGAGGACTGGGGGTGTTCTTTGGTGGTCTGTGTAGCCTGAGCGTTGAACTCTCGGTACATTAGCAGTGCCACAAGAAGTAAGAATTGTAGTATCCaagaaacaagaagaaatatGTTGGCCAGGCGTAGGTACCCATCATGGCAGCCGGCTATAACTTATAGCCTTACAATACCTGAGCGTAGTACTTGCGCATGGCTAGTTTGTGGTTCATTCTCAAAGGCTGGAGATGCGATCTTGTTCTCTTGAGTCCCATGTAGTTCGGATTTCCAATGACGACTAATGGAAAGCTAGAGCTTGATGCACAGCACCAGTTGATCTGTCTGCTTTTATCAGCACTAGGGCTAGTGATGTGGGGCTGCCATAGATGAGGCTGTATTTGTACTTGCTATCATCTTGCATGGTTTTATCGCTGGGCAAGAAGCAGAGTATTCTCCAAAAGGCAGGGACTTGAAACTCTGAATGCTTCTCTTGGCAGGTTGCTTGGGTATCAGGAAGGCCAGGACGTTGGCTGGTGTACCTGTGCGATAGATCATTTTCATAGGTACACTCAATGTTGCTCAGACCCCGGAGCCCACAAGCCACATCTGCAACAATTCCCTGGCAGCGGGTTATCCACAACCCAACGATTCGTTGAAATCCTGTCACAACTGCGGGATGACGATTGGCAAGCCATAGCTCaattgaagaaaaagaaaacatcaaAATGGCCTCCGTTTCCCCGCAAACTGCGAGGATATTCgctctcctttctcctgTCTTTCTTCAAGTTGAACAGCTTCGAATATGCTTCCTTAACTGCCCCGAACTGCAAAAATGACGTGCTCGACGCCATTCAAAGTCCGAGAGGTTGCGTGGTGTCCATATGCGGTGTTGTTTTGCCCTCTTTCCCTGAGCGACTCCCAATGCAGGCGCCCGATACCTAAAGGCTTCCCAGATCCATTTGGAGTTCCTGAAGAGTAATTAGACCAATCATTCGTTCAGGAAATGAGATCCATTGTTACACACTCGTCCAGATCGAGATCCTATACAGTAACCAGGAAGTATGAGCGTGAGGCTCTGGATAGCGGCGTAGTTTTATAAATCTCAGGGTACATTTGCGATTGCTCAACGAGTGTGTCCTGTTAAGCTCCAGGTCCATGGTTCCTGCTCACGAACATTAAGCTTTGGCTTCAAGAACTCGCCCGCAAACTCTCAGTCTGGGGTCCGAGGACGGGGTTGCCAGTGATCAGCGGTCAGCAACGCACAGCTGATGACGCTTTCCAGATTTCGCATGAACCCATCCATTGCTGGAGTCGGATGAGCAGCTCCACTAATGACTGGCGGGTTGGTATCTGTATCCTTGTACGACCACCTATCGAAGAAGCAAGTTTAGTTTTGTTGTCAATGAGCGGGTCCGATCAGCCTTCTGCTGTCCCTAGGGAGAGTCTTGGAACGGCGCACAATAATCTCAGCTCAGATCATGGATAATTGGTTAGGATTGAGAGTTTGACAGGCGTTTGGGGAATATTTCCAGAGCCCATGTTGACAAATAAAACCTCGAGTGGCCCAGGGCTTGAGCTTGGAAGTATCCGGGGTGATCCTTCATCGGGTGACGACGCTCCCACTGCAGGATGATACATTGAGCCCAAGAGTTGAGTACTTGTTTCTCATTGAGCTGGATAAAGCTTCCAGGTTCATTAAGGAACTGTTCAGTTGACACTTGATATTGATCGGCATCAATACAGCAATGGTGGAACAATAGTCACCGTGTAGGCCTAGACCAAGCTACATATCCTCTCAATATGTCAGTAGTATTACGGTAATTGACTGTCCGCAGCCTAAGCCTGGTCCGTTGGTATGGATGCCTGGGTACGGACCACGGGGCTGCAAACATGGTCCCTGTTGCTCGACTTTTTGCTGCCATGGCAATCATCACGCAGATTAAACCTTCAGCTTGTCGAAATATACCCCGTACGAAGTGCTTGAATTATCATAAAACAGTAACCAATATCCCTGTCGAGATTCTGAAGCGTAGGAGATGAAGCGGGACCAGGCGCTCAAGACTCCAGGATATGCAGTCTTGATCCCGCCTATCGGACGATCTCTCATTCTTTCTCCAGAGTGGCTGGGCCTTTGTACTTGTATGTGCCTATTTGTTTTTCATGCATTAGTCTGAATGTCATTTCAGCCACGGAGAAGTAGAAGTCCAGGGACTGCCAACAGAGCGTTCAAGAGAAGTACTTTTTCATCGCACTTTTTTCACCAAGGCCAAACATAACTGGGCCACCGttggcaaaaaaaaaatgataTATCTTGCTGCTCCCAACCGACTTTGGTCGTCTCACCTTGGAGATTGCATCGGCATATTCACACAAGCAGAGCGCACTGTCTTCTATCCTGTTCCTTTCCAGCTCCTACTCCTTCCTTAGACTGGTTGAGACGATCGTGCATTCAGTCGGTGTGTCTCATTGACCATGACAAGTCCCACCTATAGGATTGATCCATTGGGCCACCCTGAACTGGTAGCAAAGGACGAGGAGCACCAGGTCACGTATGGTGATATGGCTGCTCAGCCAGGATCAAATGTATGGACTGAGCGGTGTTTGCATAAGTCTAATTGCTCGTATTAATCATTATTGTATGCAGGAGCTTCCGTGTCACCAGCCGACGCAGTTTCCACTACCTTATTCCCGCTTCGCCGTCATGTTCATTGACCATCGGGGAGAGCTCCAGGTGGAAACATCGTCATGCCTTGCCGGTTATGAGAAGGCGATTTTCACGGACGAGGTGCAAGAGAGGTTTCTAAAGTTCGTTAATCGAGAGTGGCAGCCTAATTTGCAGAATATACCAGGTGAGTAAAAGGTTCTTAAGAGAGATGATAGAAGAATGGAAGGAAGTTGGAAAGTGAGGAAGCTGACTCCGCCTTACCGTCTCTAGCGATGGGACTGCCAGCCTCTTCCTGGTATCCTCCAACCCAACACCGACCGACAGGACTAATTCCCTACGAATGGCAGTCCATCCAGGGCGAGCGACGCAGGCGCCTGCGACGCGTCGATTCTGGTATTGCACACTCATGGAACCCCCCTTCCCCAAGTCCCCCTCTCAAACGAACAACACTTCGCGTTGGGCATACTCAGCTCCTGCGGAAATATTATGAGAGAGCATTCGAAGATTTTCAGCAGCTCAACTGCCGCGTGATTGCAAAGGCGTATGTGAAGATGGTAGAGCCCAGAAAGCAGGTGCATTTTCCGTATAACGGCAAAATATCAAACACCTCCAGACTGGCCAATTTTCTGGACCCAGAGGATACACAGCCGGAcccagagaagacaaagccaagGTGGTGGCCGGAAGGCGTGAAACACAAAGAGCCGGATCATCTTCACAAGCGTGGTAAGTTCTTATTCTCCGAGCTCCAGTCCGGCAGATGGGCATGCTGACGATGGACTGCCATGCAGAGCGGATCCGGCTCCTGGTACATATTCTCTGCGAACTTAAAGACAGTCACGGAGTCACCGCCGCAAAACTCAAAGATGCTGGCCTAGACGTGAGGCGGCAGATTCAGCCAGAAAAGCGTCTGCAAGTTCTGGACGAGATTTACTATGTTCGCAACCAGGAAGAGCTATATCTGGATGGGAAGATCAGTGAGTCTACTGCGGCTCAATATCAGACGTTAGGAGCTAACACCAGCATCATCAGGCGGCGACCACATGGTCCACGTTTCGTATGGACacatggaagaagaggtgCAAGGTAGCGTTCTTGACCACCCTGCCTCGAGCTCAACAACGCAAACAAACCAGCAGCCGATCCGCAGGTCATACCGCGATATCCCTATCATCTCAGAAGACCTACCTCACCGGTCGCTAAGGAACGGCAAACGACCTGCAGACTCTGAGTGCTACCGGCCCATCTCACCAGCCTCATCGGCGAGTCGGAACAGTTCGCTGGAGAGGGGCGTAACAAGCTACTCCTCTGATATTGACCCGGCAATACTATCAAAGACTGAGCCCGCCAGAAACACAAGCGCATCCCAGAGTCTCCATCCCCAGGGACCTAGCTCATTACCCGACATTTACGCCCAACAATTTGCCACGCAGCCGCAGAGTACCCATCCTGGGTTCTGGGATACGCTCGCGACATCTACCGTGCACCCTCAATTCTCTTTTTCCAGTTATTGAAAGTTGGCCCAGGCATTCATGTTCTTGGGAGTACAGTTTTATACTCGGTTATATTTGTTTTCATTGTCCGCTGTTGTCGTCTTTTTTTAGCGGGCTCAAGGTGTATATACTGGAGTTTCGGGCGTGCATACAGAGGCTCTTTTCACATCTTCTTGTATAATCAAGCAGTAAGAGAATATTCTACGGTGTGCTTTTGACGTAGATAGACCTCCAACTCGACCCTGGCGTACGGACTCTTCCGGAAGTCGCCACGTATCGAGAATCGGAATCTGATGCTCTCAACTTTTTCAGTCAGTAAATTAGTCTAGGTCGCTTCAAGCTCTCAGTTCAAGGTTGTAACTCAACAGAAGTACAGCGCACCTACTGATATTGGTCAGCCTAACTATTTCAGGTCATGTCGGTTGTACAGAGTCGGCTTTAAAATGAGCCACCCCATGGCTTAGCAGAGCACTGAAATCACCTGAACTTATTCACCAGGAGGCCTGGGATTCTGGGTAATTTCTAGACCTCAGTATCTGATGGGGCTCATAGCCCAAGGCCATACTCTTGATACGTTGAGCGCTCAGATACCTGAATTATGTCGCGCTTCTAGACAGAATAAGGTATCTCTTATCAGCCAGACTCTTTGGAGAGTTGGCTTCTTAAACAGCATTCAACCACTAGAGCTGCTGCCTGACTTTTACAGTTTTTCAACGACATCAATATCTTGTTCTATACCTTCACGCCTTCCTTGCCTTAGGTGTCAATGCTCTAACTCACTCTGGATGCCGATCCCGTGGCCAGACCCTCATCCCAAGCTCAGGCCAACCACAAGCTGTGACGCGGGCACACGCAAAACATCGTCATTCCTGTTTGTCCCAACTTTCCTTCCATACCTTTGCCTCTCTGCTCGACTTCCTTCGTTCAGCGCCCCGTGGTCGCTCTCAGCCCTTCCGATTCCTTCTACTGGAGTACTGGTTCTTATCTTCCGACAGTAGACCCACGGTCATGCGCCTAGGACGTTGACGGTCACTGGTGCATCCCTGGTCCCGATCCCCAACATCCAAAAGTCGTCGAAGAACCGATAAATTATTTAGTGCAGAACTGGTAAGGGTCTTTGTACCCCGCTTCTCATTGATAAGGAT is a window of Aspergillus nidulans FGSC A4 chromosome VI DNA encoding:
- a CDS encoding DUF2841 domain-containing protein (transcript_id=CADANIAT00010146), translating into MTSPTYRIDPLGHPELVAKDEEHQVTYGDMAAQPGSNELPCHQPTQFPLPYSRFAVMFIDHRGELQVETSSCLAGYEKAIFTDEVQERFLKFVNREWQPNLQNIPAMGLPASSWYPPTQHRPTGLIPYEWQSIQGERRRRLRRVDSGIAHSWNPPSPSPPLKRTTLRVGHTQLLRKYYERAFEDFQQLNCRVIAKALANFLDPEDTQPDPEKTKPRWWPEGVKHKEPDHLHKRERIRLLVHILCELKDSHGVTAAKLKDAGLDVRRQIQPEKRLQVLDEIYYVRNQEELYLDGKISGDHMVHVSYGHMEEEVQGSVLDHPASSSTTQTNQQPIRRSYRDIPIISEDLPHRSLRNGKRPADSECYRPISPASSASRNSSLERGVTSYSSDIDPAILSKTEPARNTSASQSLHPQGPSSLPDIYAQQFATQPQSTHPGFWDTLATSTVHPQFSFSSY